Below is a genomic region from Brassica rapa cultivar Chiifu-401-42 chromosome A08, CAAS_Brap_v3.01, whole genome shotgun sequence.
GACTTGGATCAAAGGTTGATTTGAACAATGGCGAATCCGTTATGCAATACTATGTTCCATATCTATCCGCCATTCAAATCTATACTAGCAAAGCTCCAGCCATTTCCAGGTAAATGGTGGGGAACGACAAGAGTGTTTTATGAGTTACTAGTTTTGACGAGTGAATAACCTAGGTTTGCTTCAGGAACCAAAGCGAGGTGGTTGATTGTGAGAGTGAATGTTGGAGTGATGATAGTGAGACTGAGAAGTTTTCAAGGTCTATGAGCAGTGGTTCTAGCAAAGTATGGGACTCTGTTTCTGATGATTCAGCTTATGAACTCGATGGCATTTCTTCTCCAATGCAAGATAAGCTCGGTTACGTTGAGTTTCAGTACTTTGAATCAGCTAAACCGAACTTGCGAGTTCCTCTTACCACCAAGGTCTTCATTTCTAGTGATCATATGTTCTTTATTGTGCTTAACCAACCTAACAACTTAGACAAAATCtctcttgttttgttttgttttgttttaggtTAACGAATTGGCTGAGAAGTATCCAGGACTTATGACTCTAAGGAGTGTTGATTTGTCTCCAGCAAGTTGGATGGCCATTGCTTGGTAAGTATCAAGTGCAAGTGTTTTTGGGCCTTGAGCCTTGATGATGATAAAGTCCTGAATTTTTGTTACTGGTATAGGTACCCTATATACCATATTCCATCTCGGATGACTGATCAAGACTTAACAACGTGTTTCTTGAGTTATCATACACTTTCTTCGGCCTTACAAGGTATATACTATATTGTAATGAAATTCTTAGCTTAAAAGACATGTATCTTGGTACAAAATGTTGAAACATCTAGCTTTTGATGTTCGATTTCATTAGGTGATTTGGTTGAGGGTGATAATGAGAATAACAAAACCATGGAAGAAGAAGCAGTGCCTTGTGATGATGAACCAGTGGTGACGAAGAGACTTCCTTTGGCTCCTTTTGGTTTAGTTACTTACAAGCTGCATGGAGGTTTGTGGGGGAATCAAGAATCTTGTGACCAAGAACGGCTAATTTATCTTGGAAGTGCAGCGGAGTCATGGATGAAGCAGCTTAACGTTCATGATCACCATGACTACACCTTTTTCTCTATGAACAAGAGCTTGTAGGTccaaataacaataatattctGATTCTAGTTGTTTTCTCGTGTATATATAGCAAACTCGTCAATGTAGAGGTTTCTTTTCCTAATGTTGTACCCATGGAAAATAAATAACTTGGGTTTTGTTTTTTCGAGTGTACATCGATGGTTTCTGTTGTAAGAGACTCTGGGAATGatacttagagcatctccaatggtgttcccaccattggagtccttaagtgtattatactattttttttttttttaagttaaggATTCTAATGAAATTTGTATGTCCAATAGTGTTACCATGAATGGAAtccttaagaataaaaaattaataaattttaaaacatgggaaataagataatttttttttaatatttatttattacatgattaaacatataaaatgacaataattattaattttcatcTCCAAATTTGTTCCAAATATTCTCAATTAAATCATTCTTCAATTGATGATGTATTTCCGACTCGCGAATCTGAATCCGAGTGGCACGCA
It encodes:
- the LOC103835939 gene encoding uncharacterized protein LOC103835939 produces the protein MWWSSSSEARSNLERLIGGITPKPPSFSLSQSSESDLNSLWTQESKDETEYFKLSDLWDCFDELSTYGLGSKVDLNNGESVMQYYVPYLSAIQIYTSKAPAISRNQSEVVDCESECWSDDSETEKFSRSMSSGSSKVWDSVSDDSAYELDGISSPMQDKLGYVEFQYFESAKPNLRVPLTTKVNELAEKYPGLMTLRSVDLSPASWMAIAWYPIYHIPSRMTDQDLTTCFLSYHTLSSALQGDLVEGDNENNKTMEEEAVPCDDEPVVTKRLPLAPFGLVTYKLHGGLWGNQESCDQERLIYLGSAAESWMKQLNVHDHHDYTFFSMNKSL